From a single Oceaniferula flava genomic region:
- a CDS encoding glycoside hydrolase family 15 protein, translated as MTHANSDNYNYGIIGNGRTCALIDTDATIVYCCMPDFDSGTIFASILDPDIGGEMGISMIGGEPVSQEYERNTGILVTRFKGDDGEFEVIDFMPRYSWDGRAGTNHDVSSDVIRVINPLSGSPRMKVNYNPRLEYGRFDTESHPFGDSRIKSTTSGQRKDGHAVYESCYLYTDLDCDTIIAGGEHSLDQQVYLLVSYNDKVMPPDADLVELMLQRTRSYWLLWAARTHRCERYSAEILRSAITLKMLQFSPTGAVLAAGTTSLPETIGEERNWDYRFCWIRDGSMTVSVLRHLGHPLMAERFIDWVMKTVPTKDDALQIMYGIRGEKKLTEEELDHMSGYHGSGPVRVGNAAYHQMQHDIYGILMDVIHQDLEARKRTPETLDRIWTRVRSIVKTVSEYWQEPDRGIWEIRGEARHFVFSKVLCWVAVDRAIKVARMLDKDTWADNHEALLAAIKDDIMEKGWNEKKQAFTQAYGSEDLDSSNLLMAEYGFIDYKHPKFVSTVEKSDEDLCRGGLMYRYRNQDDFGEPSSAFTVCSFWMVKALAKIGKRKEARKRFETLLSYANPKGLYGEDLDFESKRHLGNFPQAYSHLALIDCALELAEDCGDYLIEA; from the coding sequence ATGACCCACGCAAACTCTGATAACTACAACTACGGTATCATCGGCAATGGACGCACCTGCGCTCTGATCGATACGGACGCCACCATTGTTTACTGCTGCATGCCGGATTTTGATTCCGGAACGATCTTCGCCTCCATCCTCGACCCGGACATCGGGGGCGAGATGGGGATTTCCATGATCGGCGGTGAACCGGTAAGTCAGGAATACGAACGCAATACCGGCATCTTGGTCACCCGCTTCAAGGGCGATGATGGCGAGTTTGAGGTGATCGATTTCATGCCTCGCTACTCGTGGGACGGTCGGGCCGGAACGAACCATGATGTCTCCAGCGATGTCATCCGCGTGATCAATCCCCTCAGTGGCTCACCGCGGATGAAGGTGAATTATAACCCGAGACTGGAGTATGGTCGTTTCGATACCGAATCCCACCCGTTTGGTGATAGCAGGATCAAGAGCACCACTTCCGGTCAACGGAAAGACGGTCACGCGGTCTATGAGTCATGCTATTTATACACGGATCTCGATTGTGATACCATTATCGCCGGTGGCGAGCATAGCCTCGATCAGCAGGTTTATCTGCTGGTGAGTTATAACGATAAGGTGATGCCTCCCGATGCCGATCTGGTGGAGCTTATGCTTCAGCGCACGCGTTCCTACTGGTTGCTGTGGGCAGCGCGCACGCACCGCTGCGAACGTTACAGTGCGGAGATTTTACGATCAGCTATCACGCTGAAAATGCTGCAGTTCTCGCCCACTGGCGCCGTGCTGGCAGCCGGCACCACCTCGCTGCCGGAAACCATCGGTGAGGAACGGAACTGGGACTACCGCTTCTGTTGGATCCGTGATGGATCGATGACCGTTTCGGTGTTGCGCCACCTCGGCCACCCGCTGATGGCCGAGCGCTTCATCGATTGGGTGATGAAAACCGTGCCCACCAAGGATGATGCGCTGCAGATCATGTATGGAATCCGGGGTGAGAAAAAACTCACCGAAGAGGAGCTGGACCACATGTCCGGCTACCACGGTTCTGGTCCTGTGAGGGTGGGGAATGCCGCCTATCACCAGATGCAGCACGATATTTACGGCATCCTCATGGACGTCATCCACCAGGATCTGGAAGCGAGGAAACGGACACCGGAGACGCTCGATCGGATCTGGACCCGCGTTCGCTCGATCGTGAAAACCGTCAGCGAATACTGGCAGGAACCGGATCGTGGTATCTGGGAAATTCGGGGGGAAGCCAGACACTTCGTCTTTTCCAAAGTGCTCTGCTGGGTGGCGGTCGATCGTGCGATCAAAGTGGCCCGGATGTTAGATAAAGACACCTGGGCTGACAATCACGAGGCGCTGCTCGCCGCGATCAAGGATGACATCATGGAAAAAGGATGGAATGAGAAGAAGCAGGCATTCACCCAGGCCTATGGCTCGGAGGATTTGGATTCGTCGAACCTGCTGATGGCTGAGTATGGCTTCATCGATTACAAGCATCCCAAGTTTGTTTCCACCGTAGAAAAGAGCGATGAAGACCTCTGCCGCGGCGGACTGATGTATCGCTATCGGAACCAGGATGATTTCGGTGAGCCGTCGAGCGCTTTCACCGTTTGTTCCTTCTGGATGGTCAAGGCCTTGGCGAAAATCGGCAAGCGCAAGGAGGCGCGGAAACGCTTTGAAACCTTGCTCAGCTATGCCAATCCCAAGGGACTCTACGGCGAGGATCTCGATTTCGAGAGCAAACGTCACCTCGGAAACTTCCCCCAAGCCTATTCCCACCTCGCGCTCATCGACTGCGCACTCGAGCTGGCCGAGGACTGTGGTGATTACCTCATCGAAGCCTAA
- a CDS encoding secondary thiamine-phosphate synthase enzyme YjbQ — translation MAAHAAEFTLSTRGKGTYEITDQVMNVVAEAGVGTGTATIFVQHTSASLVIMENADPSARTDLEAFFDHLVPEDTPYFIHTYEGPDDMPSHIRMALTRSSEVIPVIHGRMTLGTWQGIFLFEHRHAPHTRRISIVVQGD, via the coding sequence ATGGCGGCGCACGCAGCAGAGTTTACCTTATCGACCCGGGGTAAGGGGACCTATGAAATCACCGATCAGGTGATGAATGTCGTGGCTGAGGCCGGTGTCGGCACGGGCACGGCGACCATTTTTGTCCAGCATACCAGCGCCAGCTTGGTGATCATGGAGAATGCGGATCCGAGCGCGCGCACGGATTTGGAGGCCTTTTTTGATCACCTCGTGCCGGAAGACACACCGTATTTCATCCACACCTACGAAGGGCCGGATGACATGCCCTCACACATCCGCATGGCTCTCACCCGCAGTAGTGAGGTGATCCCAGTGATTCATGGTAGGATGACTCTGGGCACCTGGCAGGGGATCTTTCTCTTCGAACACCGCCACGCCCCGCACACCCGGCGGATTAGCATCGTGGTGCAAGGCGACTGA
- a CDS encoding DUF167 domain-containing protein has protein sequence MKIRVKVTPNARANEVMGWQEMDLVGPVLLVRIKAPPVDGKANKALTQFLAKHLGVSKSQVRLEKGDSSRIKVLSVPDGVEV, from the coding sequence ATGAAAATACGAGTGAAAGTCACCCCGAATGCACGAGCCAATGAAGTCATGGGCTGGCAGGAAATGGATTTGGTCGGCCCCGTGCTGCTGGTGCGCATCAAAGCTCCACCGGTCGATGGCAAAGCCAACAAGGCATTGACCCAATTCCTCGCCAAACACCTGGGTGTTAGTAAATCCCAAGTGCGCTTGGAAAAAGGAGACAGCTCAAGAATCAAAGTGCTCTCAGTGCCAGACGGTGTGGAGGTTTGA
- the ilvE gene encoding branched-chain-amino-acid transaminase: protein MSDSQKIWLDGELVDEADAKISIFDHGLLYGDGIFEGIRAYNGRVFRLKEHVERLFLSAKAILLDMPWTESEVCDIVCETVRANGLSDGYIRLVVTRGSGGLGLNPYLCPKPSMFCIAASIQLYPKEHYENGLELITCSTRRPTHATLSPQVKSLNYLNNVMAKVECIQAGVMEGLMLNEHGTVAECTGDTVFIVKDGVVYTPPISDGALDGITRAVIFELCERLDIKIVEKTMTRYDVYTSDECFLTGTAAEVIPVVKMDSRAIGDGTPGEVFKKLLDGFRHETTTTGVDIA, encoded by the coding sequence ATGAGCGACTCACAAAAAATCTGGCTCGACGGAGAACTCGTCGACGAAGCCGATGCAAAAATTTCCATCTTCGATCACGGCCTGCTTTACGGTGACGGCATCTTCGAAGGGATTCGCGCTTACAATGGCCGTGTGTTCCGGCTGAAAGAGCATGTCGAGCGTTTGTTCCTCTCGGCCAAGGCTATCTTGTTAGATATGCCGTGGACAGAGAGCGAAGTGTGCGACATCGTCTGTGAAACTGTCCGTGCCAATGGTCTTAGCGATGGTTACATCCGCCTCGTGGTCACCCGTGGTAGCGGGGGGCTGGGCCTGAACCCCTACCTCTGTCCGAAGCCCTCGATGTTCTGCATCGCCGCTTCCATTCAGCTCTATCCGAAGGAGCATTACGAAAATGGCCTGGAGCTCATCACCTGTTCCACCCGCCGTCCTACCCACGCCACCCTCAGCCCTCAGGTAAAGTCGCTGAACTACCTGAACAACGTCATGGCGAAGGTGGAGTGCATCCAAGCCGGCGTGATGGAAGGTCTGATGCTGAATGAGCACGGCACCGTGGCCGAGTGCACTGGCGATACGGTTTTCATCGTGAAAGACGGAGTCGTCTACACACCACCGATCAGTGATGGCGCGCTCGATGGCATCACTCGCGCGGTGATCTTTGAACTTTGTGAGCGACTGGACATCAAGATTGTGGAGAAAACCATGACTCGCTACGATGTCTACACCTCCGACGAATGTTTCCTAACGGGCACAGCCGCCGAAGTGATTCCTGTGGTGAAAATGGACAGCCGCGCGATCGGTGACGGCACTCCCGGTGAGGTCTTTAAGAAGCTGCTCGACGGCTTCCGTCATGAGACCACCACCACCGGCGTCGACATTGCCTAA
- a CDS encoding DUF2254 domain-containing protein — translation MKVKISRFLNRMQMSFWFIPGLVSICAMLAAYAAQKIDMALYGTLEWELTDASGARAILTTVAGSSITVAGVVFSITMVVLSSASNQYGPRLMQNFIRQPQTKWVLGGYIGTFIYCLMVTATVRDGDHGWVPQLSVTAGGVFGVLSFALLIAFIHHVTNFLQASEVINDVSRRLFKTLEVLFPLSALSEEKHASVKAGTLPQDLNEPISVKTKRSGFVQAINIEPLLARAMEHRALLRIHFKPGDHILPGEEVALLWTQDGGWDDVQDDVEEALLLGPERTDDQDAEFAIDQLVEVAVRALSPGINDPFTAKNCIKVLGSAMAELDEKGIPGGVLHDDEGLLRIATQTYTYSGFLDASFNQIRQNSCNVESVSITLMDTLARLKERAISPVFASELKRHAELLKHDVEKCYTNPDDLADFLERYQIFAESD, via the coding sequence GTGAAAGTTAAGATCTCGCGTTTTCTCAATCGGATGCAGATGAGCTTCTGGTTTATTCCCGGCTTGGTCTCGATCTGCGCGATGCTGGCTGCGTATGCCGCGCAGAAGATCGATATGGCGCTATATGGCACCCTGGAATGGGAACTCACCGATGCCTCAGGCGCGCGCGCCATCCTAACCACCGTGGCCGGCTCCTCGATCACGGTGGCCGGCGTGGTGTTCTCCATCACCATGGTGGTACTGTCGTCCGCATCGAACCAATACGGCCCCCGACTGATGCAAAACTTCATCCGCCAACCGCAGACGAAGTGGGTGTTAGGTGGCTACATCGGCACCTTTATTTACTGCCTGATGGTCACCGCCACGGTGCGCGATGGCGACCACGGCTGGGTGCCCCAGCTCTCGGTCACCGCCGGAGGTGTCTTCGGGGTGCTGAGCTTTGCCCTGCTGATTGCCTTCATTCATCACGTCACCAATTTCCTCCAGGCCTCGGAAGTGATCAACGATGTCTCCCGCCGCCTGTTTAAGACCTTGGAGGTCTTGTTCCCCCTATCGGCGCTGTCCGAAGAAAAACACGCCTCAGTGAAAGCCGGAACATTGCCCCAGGACTTGAACGAGCCGATCTCGGTCAAAACCAAGCGCTCCGGTTTCGTGCAGGCCATCAACATCGAACCCTTGTTAGCACGTGCCATGGAACACCGCGCCCTGCTACGCATTCACTTCAAACCGGGCGACCACATCTTGCCCGGCGAAGAGGTGGCACTGCTCTGGACGCAAGACGGTGGCTGGGATGACGTTCAGGATGATGTCGAGGAGGCACTGCTGCTGGGCCCGGAGAGAACCGACGACCAGGACGCCGAGTTTGCCATCGACCAACTGGTGGAAGTAGCCGTCAGGGCGCTGTCCCCCGGGATCAACGACCCCTTCACTGCCAAAAACTGCATCAAGGTGCTCGGCTCCGCGATGGCGGAGCTGGACGAAAAGGGCATCCCCGGCGGCGTGCTGCACGATGACGAAGGACTGCTCCGGATTGCCACGCAGACTTACACCTACTCAGGATTTCTCGATGCCTCCTTCAATCAGATTCGGCAAAACTCCTGCAACGTGGAATCGGTCAGCATCACCCTCATGGACACCTTGGCCAGACTCAAGGAACGTGCCATTTCCCCCGTGTTCGCCAGCGAGCTCAAGCGTCATGCCGAGCTGCTGAAACACGATGTGGAAAAATGTTATACCAATCCTGACGACCTCGCCGATTTTCTCGAGCGGTATCAGATTTTTGCCGAAAGCGATTAG
- a CDS encoding ABC transporter ATP-binding protein — protein sequence MSNGASSEAWIVAENLHRGYSVGKKRVEVLHGINLEIRRGEKVFLCGPSGAGKTTLMYILAGLERPEQGRVLVDGVDLYAQTRRKQAKLRNQCMSYIFQNYYLMPELTALENVMVPAMIGGKDLAEKAKASLERVGLSNRIDHLPAELSGGEQQRVAIARSLVNSPQIIFADEPTGNLDSRNGSQVMEMLINLTKEDNVTLVVVTHDESLALHGDRKMIVKDGVIA from the coding sequence ATGAGCAATGGCGCGAGTAGCGAGGCATGGATTGTGGCGGAGAACCTTCACCGGGGATACTCGGTGGGGAAGAAACGCGTGGAGGTGCTGCATGGTATCAATCTGGAAATCCGTCGAGGTGAGAAAGTCTTTCTCTGTGGCCCCAGTGGTGCCGGGAAGACCACACTGATGTATATTCTCGCCGGTCTGGAGCGCCCCGAGCAAGGGCGGGTGCTGGTGGATGGGGTGGACCTCTATGCCCAAACGCGCCGGAAGCAGGCGAAGCTGCGGAATCAATGCATGTCCTATATCTTCCAGAACTATTACCTCATGCCCGAGCTGACCGCTTTGGAAAATGTCATGGTGCCGGCGATGATCGGCGGCAAGGATCTGGCTGAGAAGGCGAAGGCTTCGCTGGAGCGCGTCGGCTTGAGCAATCGTATCGATCACCTCCCGGCCGAACTCAGCGGCGGCGAGCAGCAGCGGGTCGCCATTGCGCGTTCGCTGGTGAACTCCCCCCAGATTATTTTTGCGGATGAACCGACGGGAAACCTCGACTCTCGCAACGGCTCCCAAGTGATGGAGATGCTGATCAACCTCACCAAGGAAGATAACGTCACCCTGGTGGTGGTCACTCACGATGAAAGCCTCGCGCTTCACGGCGACCGCAAGATGATCGTGAAAGATGGTGTCATAGCCTGA
- a CDS encoding polyphosphate kinase 2 family protein: MPVQGSIDKYRVDSKEKFKLSDYETNDKSLFQHGGKEEHDPYLNQLRDELKQLQNQLYAESKHRVLVVIQAMDTGGKDGTVKSVFSKVDPQGIHIEPFKKPSEEELAHDFLWRIHEKVPRNGQIVVFNRSHYEDIIAVRVKNIYPKEVWKPRYRHIVEFERMLAEEGTTIVKLFLHISKDEQKERLQARLDNPAKHWKFNPDDLKDRARWDDFMEVYEDLIEKTSTEYAPWHIIPADRKWYRNLVVARIMVDTLKGLDMKFPTSDWIAEDITID; the protein is encoded by the coding sequence ATGCCTGTTCAAGGATCGATTGATAAATACCGCGTAGACTCCAAGGAGAAGTTCAAGCTCAGTGATTATGAGACGAATGATAAATCGCTCTTTCAACATGGGGGCAAAGAGGAGCATGATCCGTATTTGAATCAGCTCCGTGACGAGCTGAAGCAGCTGCAAAACCAGCTCTACGCCGAGAGCAAACATCGCGTGCTGGTGGTCATTCAGGCCATGGACACCGGTGGCAAAGACGGCACCGTGAAGAGTGTGTTTTCCAAAGTCGATCCCCAGGGAATCCACATCGAACCCTTTAAGAAACCCAGCGAGGAGGAACTGGCGCACGATTTCCTCTGGCGCATTCATGAGAAAGTCCCGCGCAATGGACAGATCGTGGTATTCAATCGCAGTCACTACGAAGACATCATTGCGGTGCGCGTGAAAAATATCTACCCCAAGGAAGTTTGGAAACCGCGCTACCGCCACATCGTGGAGTTCGAGCGCATGCTGGCTGAAGAAGGCACGACCATCGTGAAGCTCTTCCTGCACATCTCCAAGGACGAGCAGAAAGAACGCCTGCAAGCGCGTCTCGATAATCCGGCGAAACATTGGAAATTCAACCCGGACGATCTCAAGGACCGTGCGCGTTGGGACGACTTCATGGAGGTCTATGAGGACCTGATTGAGAAAACCAGCACCGAGTATGCACCCTGGCACATCATCCCTGCCGATCGCAAATGGTATCGTAACCTCGTGGTCGCGCGTATCATGGTGGACACTCTCAAGGGGCTGGACATGAAGTTTCCGACCTCCGATTGGATCGCCGAGGACATCACTATCGATTAA
- a CDS encoding bifunctional alpha,alpha-trehalose-phosphate synthase (UDP-forming)/trehalose-phosphatase, with amino-acid sequence MSHLTLVSNRLPIRINEEGEVERTTGGLASALAGAGIPGSFTWIGWGGVNEEDIEDREDYEKKLKAVGVKPVILETDEFDAYYEGYSNSTLWPMLHYMKDRARFDPEWMEGYRGVNQKFAEVVAKEADQDGEVWIHDYHLMLVPKMLRKLRPDLKIGFFLHTPWPSSEIIRALPERNEILEGLLGCDVIGFHTYNYLRHFRSCLLRILGIEGESEGLWHGDRMVRMGVYPIGHNSIGFQEAMQSDTYREALALHKKRLDGGKLILSVERLDYTKGVPEKLDAIREFLKKNPEQRSQVNFVIIAVPSRVGVEEYNLLAETVQREVGAINGDYGEVGHSPVQFLHRGFPMEELAAFYALAEVCMVTPIIDGMNLVAKEYIDCKRKKYDARAGVLILSEFAGAAQEMSHSLLINPHDTQGVVKAMEQALAMSEDEMWSRVRAMQDRLARNDAGAWARHFLGDLDASGTPEHDPAAHETLAEVEANLTKHLAAGRKVALFLDYDGTLRDFVDRPEDAVPDASLLNLLERLAAHDSLNLAVISGRPKEFLESHIGHLPIDLVAEHGYYWKRLEVGEWELMNPHVDNSWMETVRPVLEWAVTLTPGSEIEVKTSSIVWHYRQADPEFGLWRAKGLLDELTAITASLPVSVHHGQKIVEVASQMVNKGVAADSLMRDWMPDIAFAAGDDQTDETMFAITPVCEDHFHTVKIGTGSTRAEHRTSIKGLRRFLESLADTLSQQS; translated from the coding sequence ATGTCACATCTAACCCTCGTTTCAAACAGACTACCGATAAGGATCAATGAAGAAGGAGAAGTGGAGCGCACCACCGGTGGGCTGGCATCCGCCCTTGCTGGCGCGGGCATTCCCGGGTCATTTACCTGGATTGGCTGGGGCGGGGTAAATGAGGAGGACATTGAGGACAGGGAGGATTATGAGAAGAAATTAAAGGCGGTGGGGGTCAAGCCGGTGATCCTCGAGACCGATGAGTTTGATGCCTACTACGAAGGGTATTCGAACTCCACGCTCTGGCCGATGTTGCATTACATGAAGGACCGCGCGCGCTTTGATCCGGAATGGATGGAAGGATACCGCGGGGTGAACCAGAAATTTGCCGAAGTGGTCGCCAAGGAGGCCGACCAGGACGGAGAGGTCTGGATCCACGATTATCATTTGATGTTAGTGCCGAAGATGCTGCGGAAACTGAGACCGGATTTGAAGATTGGTTTTTTCCTTCACACCCCGTGGCCATCGAGCGAAATCATCCGTGCTCTGCCGGAGCGTAACGAAATTTTGGAGGGGCTGTTAGGGTGTGACGTGATTGGATTTCATACCTACAACTACCTGCGCCACTTCCGCTCCTGCCTGCTGCGGATCCTCGGGATTGAAGGGGAGTCGGAGGGGCTCTGGCACGGCGATCGGATGGTGCGGATGGGCGTGTATCCCATCGGCCACAACAGCATTGGTTTTCAGGAGGCAATGCAAAGCGACACCTATCGCGAAGCCCTGGCTTTGCACAAAAAACGTCTCGATGGCGGCAAGCTCATCCTCAGCGTGGAGCGCCTCGATTACACCAAGGGGGTGCCGGAAAAGCTCGATGCCATCCGTGAGTTCCTGAAGAAAAACCCGGAGCAACGCAGTCAGGTGAACTTTGTGATCATCGCTGTGCCGTCGCGTGTCGGGGTGGAGGAATACAACTTGTTAGCCGAAACCGTGCAACGCGAAGTGGGCGCCATCAATGGCGACTACGGTGAGGTGGGGCACTCGCCGGTGCAGTTCTTGCACCGCGGATTCCCCATGGAGGAACTGGCGGCCTTTTACGCCCTGGCGGAAGTTTGCATGGTGACGCCCATTATCGATGGAATGAATCTGGTGGCGAAGGAGTATATCGATTGCAAAAGGAAGAAATACGATGCCCGCGCCGGTGTGCTGATCCTGAGTGAGTTTGCCGGAGCGGCCCAAGAGATGTCGCACTCCTTGCTAATCAACCCACACGATACCCAAGGGGTGGTGAAAGCGATGGAGCAGGCGCTGGCGATGTCTGAGGACGAGATGTGGTCGCGTGTGCGCGCCATGCAAGATCGCTTGGCCCGCAACGATGCCGGCGCCTGGGCGAGACACTTCCTCGGCGATCTCGATGCCAGTGGCACGCCGGAGCACGATCCAGCGGCGCACGAAACTTTGGCGGAAGTGGAGGCAAACCTGACCAAGCACCTCGCCGCCGGTCGTAAGGTGGCCCTTTTCCTCGATTACGATGGCACTTTGCGCGACTTTGTGGATCGCCCCGAAGATGCGGTGCCGGATGCCAGTTTGTTGAATTTGTTAGAACGTCTGGCAGCGCATGACTCATTGAATCTCGCGGTGATCAGTGGTCGACCCAAGGAGTTTTTGGAAAGCCACATCGGTCACCTTCCCATCGATCTGGTGGCTGAGCACGGTTACTACTGGAAACGCCTGGAGGTGGGGGAGTGGGAGCTGATGAACCCGCACGTGGACAACTCTTGGATGGAAACCGTTCGGCCAGTGTTAGAGTGGGCGGTGACCTTGACTCCCGGCTCTGAAATCGAGGTGAAGACTTCATCGATCGTGTGGCACTACCGTCAGGCCGACCCGGAATTCGGTCTTTGGCGCGCCAAGGGGCTGTTGGACGAGCTCACTGCCATCACCGCGAGCCTTCCGGTGTCGGTGCATCACGGGCAGAAAATCGTCGAGGTCGCGTCGCAAATGGTGAACAAGGGCGTGGCAGCGGACTCCCTGATGAGGGACTGGATGCCGGACATTGCCTTTGCCGCGGGGGACGACCAGACCGATGAAACCATGTTCGCCATCACCCCGGTCTGTGAGGACCATTTCCACACGGTCAAAATAGGAACTGGCTCAACACGTGCTGAACATCGCACCAGCATCAAAGGCCTCCGCCGCTTTCTCGAATCCCTAGCAGACACCCTTTCACAACAGTCATGA